AGGAAACAGGAACTGTGATCAGGCCCATACAAACACTCACCTGTGGTGGGGTTGACCTCGAACAGGCCCAGGTAAGCATCGGCCACAAACAGAGTCCCATTAGGTCCGACTCTGATCCCCAGCGGCCTCCCGCAGGTGGGCTCCTCCTCTCTGGAGCCTGCAGAACATCAACCATCAGCTTCAGATGCTTTGCCACAGAAACGCTGCTCTCAGGAACAATTGCAAACAAATGCAAGTCTTTTAAGTTGCTTATGTTTCAcctgttcttttatttttggcagAAACAGGCTTCCATACAGAGTTTTCACCTCCACATGACAAAGCAGAAGCACTCAGAGGACACACGCTGTTAGTGAgaatctgtttcctgtttgaggAACCGCCACAGCGAGCTCCCTTTAAGCTCCGCTGACTCAGACTGAACAAAAGGAACCAAGTTCCTGTTCAGGTTCATCCCGCCGCACCTGGCTGATTCACACCTGGCTGATTCACACCTGGCTGCAGGCACTGACACCTTTAAATGAAACACGGTGTTCCACACATGTTTCATTTAAAGGCAACACCTGAAGTTAAAGTTCACCTGACGCTGAATCTCACAGTAAAGGAGTTAAAACCAGTTTCTGTCTAAAATGAAAGCACCGGGTTGCTGTTAGCGTGACGCCACAGATTTAATCTGCAGGTGTGAGCGTGCTGCCGGGGTTTATCTCAGGTCACCTggttcatgtgtttgtgttgacaGCAGCAGATCAGGACCGAAGGTCGCCGTTCAATCCGTCACTCAGTTATTGAGAAACATGTGACTGAAACTCCAGAGTGAAGCAACAGACTGAATGTGAGCGGGGTGAAGGGTAATGCCTTGCTCAACAGCAGGCTGACAGTTAACATTTAAGCCAAAAACACTTTAACCCTTCAGCTTCGTTCACTCTGAgctttaaatgtgtaaaaactaAATGTTAACCCTGTAACACCGAACCCGGCAACAGACGTACTTCAAATGTCCCGCCGTTCACAATCACCACAATAACCACCTGgatgcaatttctcagctttcagaaactgtttgaatttttcagatTGGACAAACGGTTTAAAGTGAGAGTGAGAGGCGGGGTCCACCTGGACAGGTGACCGGTACATCACTATTAATCAATCTTGATCAAACTAATAACGATAAACGAGCAAACAGAACTTCAAAGTGAACTCAGAAACTCTGAAACAGCTGTTTGAACACGTAGGAGAACACGTAGGAGAACACGTAGGAGAACATAGAGgtttcagctgtttctgctgctctgacTTTTTGAGTTTTCCTCACCACACGGCAGCTTCCCGAGTCTCGTTACTGTGTGGATTCTTCGACCGACCAGCTTCACGATTTTCCCATCAGCTGTTCCCGAGAACAGAACATCTGTGGACACACAGGGAGAAACATCTGTCAGCTCTCagccctcctcatcctcctcttcatccatACAGACATCTACTCACCTCCGATGTTGCTGATGGACTCTGGGCCAATGATCTGGTCCTCAAACAGTCTCTGAGCCTCCCTGAGCTTCAGGTTTGGCTCCCAGCAGCCCTTCATCATCGGCGGCTCCTTTAGGCTGCAGTGCCACAACCAACCAGCGGGggcagcagaagaaaaatcaactttatttttaatatttaataacttCATTATTTGGACTTTCTCTGAATGTTCAGCTTGAATTTTCAGATTACTCAGAATATTATAAATACTTTGCTTTTACTCTTTGGCttttctgaaaaatattttacttttagaTTTGATCAAATCTAACTGAaaaagcctatcccagctgtcacagggtgagacgCAGggttcacacagacacatgcaaacgccacacagaaggGCCAGATGGTGGgcttgaacccaggaccttcttgctgtgaggcagcagtgctatccACTGCACCACCCCATTTTGAAAATATCCTAAAATAAATTTAGAATTTTCTTCTTTAATGTCAAAGActctgatgtttgcagatgactcACGTGAAAACTTCAGGCTTGATGGGAGACtcgaggatgaggatgatgaccaggagaggaagaaacagGAGGATGCCCAGAGAGAGGAGCGTCACCTGGAAAATCTTCCCGCTGTAGGTGCTGAGAACAGAAACAGACTCATGAACAGTTTCAGAGAAATTATGATGACTTCTAAAGctgaaaactgcagtttgtgttgtGTGGGGTTCCTCAGGGATCCATCTTGGGTCCTCTTATCTTTAACAGTTACGTACTTCATTAGTACTGCAGCAATTAGTTTTCATCTCAGGTCACGTGGTTCATGTGTTTGTACTGAAAGCAGCAGATCAGGACCGAAGGCTGCCGTTCAAACCATCACTCAGATATTGAGAAACGTGTGACTGATCTGAAAACTCCAACATGAAGCACCAGACTAACACACCCACGGTCACCTCAGAAAAGTGTCCCAGCTGTCAGGATCCAAGTATCAAACTGATGAACAGTCAGCTGATGCTTTATTTAATGAAGGCCTGAGGATGATCTTGGTTGAACCAAATCCTTCACAAACAGAAGCTAATGGCAGTGAAGAGGTCTGAGTGATTCTGATCAGATTTATTGATCCTAAAGGATTCACAAACTGGGTCTCAGATCCGGTCTATAGGAACGTGCTGATCAATAACCTGACTTTGATCAATGAATCAGAGTGTGGCCCAATATCTGAATGACAGCTGGAAGTAAAATGAGGTCAAAGGTCCCAGTTTGGAGAGAAGTTCCTGTAGATATTCCTGCCACAGTGAGGCTTAGGCCTCTGCTGGCCCCCACAGGTGAGTGCACAcacctttttgacagttatcttactccATAGACCTGCTGCTCAGTGAGGAGGCTGTTCATACCTGAGTCTACTGGGGGCACTTTGTTTTATCACAATTCACGATTCCTCATGATTGGCCCGCGCCTGCTCTCACCTGTGCTTTGGCTTCGGTTTCCTCtgatttttaagaaatatcaaAGGGAGCTGAGCAAATACCGCCCAGGTAAAGCTGGCGGTCCCGGGGCCATCTGCTGTGGCACAACTGAAGAAGCTGATCAACAATCATCTGCCTGTGGttgttatggtaaatggactagttcttatatagcgcttttctactctgaacacgtttacattcacccattcatacaagcacttccatatgaaactaagctaagtgcttactgtctaacatcacacacattcacattccaGCGCTTGTGTCAGAGAGTAATTTggggttcggtatcttgcccaaggatactttggcacgcagcccagagcagccaggaatcgaaccgccaaaCTTCCGATTAGTAAGTGTCCTGCGCTACCTCaggagccacagccacccctcgAAGGTTTCAGTTTTACGGCTCTGTGTGAATAAAGTTAGACCGCAGGTTCCGGTTCTTACCTGGATCCTTTGTGCCGGtgctcaggcagctcatcggtGATCACCTGCGGTCGGTGCACCCGCCGGAAGCGCAGTCCCGCCGTCTCGTTCATGCTGCACTCGGCTCGGTTTGGCTGCAGAGCTCGGGGGGTTTGAGCAGGTGGCCGTGCAGAGGTTTTGTCCGGGTTTAAAGCGAGTGAAGCCGAGACAGCAGGAGTAGGGTGTATAACGCCCTCTGAGGTATTTACATCCGccagatttcaaaataaaccgagtcacttcctgtttcctatgtaatagaatagaatagaacagaatagaatagaatgcctttactgtcattatacaggatgtacaatgacattggagggccactcctgttcagtgccatgtaacagaaaatcaaactctctaaaataaaaatattataatctagtataatcaatataatcaagagatatacagaaataaacaatgtgtaaaatatacaaaaaatagaatgtataaaaatatatacaatccattggtgcatctgtacattgtaagaaatgtaaatatgtgtatacatataataatgaagatgatgaatattgcactagtgaatgaatactggatattacacaatataggagtgatagatattgttcagtatgaataatataatattgcacagttacggtgggtgagtgtgtgagttcagggtggtgattgctctggcgaagaaactgttcttgagttcttgagctcttttttgtactttttaacttttataaGTTTTATATTAGAAAAAAGCCTGAGAGGAcccaaataaaaaattaaaacaagtgAAGGAAAAAGGTTTcatttatccaaaaaaaaacaaacaaacaaaaaaagataaaggaaaCACAAATATGTGATGATAACTTTCTAACAGTAACAAAATAACGTTTAAaattggaatattggattactgaatggttcccagtgagactgaaggctgttggaaaaaaaacaagcagcctgttccaaaacaacatctgcattatcaggaattcggctcccctgccggccttgagctggtaatcatatctctccaggcctatgtgtgacggtcgctctccccctcagccctctctgtgatctgtgaagctggatctggtgtaccacggccgctgatgaacttccaccactatcagcgaactgttttggctaggagctggcatctggctccacaatgcccccaccctctcgtctccgtctgcatcccctcctgaccctgaccttacccaccatattgctatcctggctttaaatgtgcaaatatgcttttgctgaggtgttttttggaaccttgtacagtgtttataatgaatacagtacgagatgatttttttgaacctacctatcccagtgtatctctctctgttcttctgctaaaggtagcgccgggaatacggctgcatgacctcggaCACCTGTCCCtccgtgtttgtgtttgttgtattcttggatgggtgctctgttaactgcaatttccaatgtgtgagcctgttcacccacatggcaataaaaccttcattcattcattcattcaaaaatcATAATTCCTAAgttaaaaattttattaaaatggaagcaaaaataatcatattatttaaaataaaaataagttaatgCAAAATAAGAGCAATAAATGTTTACAACACTGAATATaaacactttatttatcccaaagctgtaaattaaaaaaaaataagaggaaaaaatttaattcacttatttattattacagaGGTCCCCAGAGTGAGGAGTGAAGGTACTACACAGGGGCCGCAGTaacatatacatacatgtttatataaatgtattttatataaaacgtgaattaaaactgataaCAGGAGGttgttagtttgtgatattactcattactctgacctaaatttactgctcttgcaTTGAAATTTGTATCCCAGTGGATCATATTAGCATCAGCACTTTACATATAACTGGGTAGCATTAGCATTtcatagccaacagcctgtgttatgtttttggaaTAAAAGTTTGAAGGAAatccatcactttctcttgtattttgatgagagtgagGACAGGCTTCTAGCCTAGGAGGAGGGGACCCAgtgagattttctgttttttaagtgggccgcagcactcttgactttggggaCCActgcattattaaataaaataaacataagcATGAGGGGAAGAATACACTCTGCATCTCAAACATGTTTTCATCCTTCACTTTTGTGTCTGATGTAAAATTTCAAACAGGGCCTTTGATGTGATGAGTTGTTTCTGTGTGAACTCGAGTTTGAGGCCAAATGGTCGAAGACACCCAACAGACACGTCGTGAGCCGCCCGCTCAGGTGAGCCGCCCGCTCAGGTGAGCCGCCCGCTCAGGTGAGCCGCCCGCTCAGgtgagcaacaacaacaaaggtgTGAAACAGGCTGAGAAAGGTTTGACTCTCAGATTCTtccagtcatttaaaaatattttaacaatcCATCATTTACAAAGATAGAAAGATAAtgaagtttttatttacagtcgtGAAAAATATAGCAGTTTAATGAAGCTTAGAAAAAGACAcgacagcagaaataaatgtttgacTTCAGCATCGTAGCAAAATGAGACATGATCACGTTTACTGACCCATAAAATACATTCAAATAAAACGGTACGAATACTAATAACACAAATTAACAGCAAtggaaaaatacataaattcaaaagaataaattcaaagaaaaatgaaacaaaagatatgataatgtaaataaaaatgacaaattagtcactaaaaatcataaaacctggaaattaataaataaaaaaatcattcatcTGAAATTTGTTTCTAACATTGAACTAACAACAATGTAAGGAgtaaaaaactgaggaaacaaaactttatttaaatgaaaaacagaaacaaacattttacaaGAGCACtgcacagctttttaaaaatttattagatttaatttattaggtttctgtgtaaaaaaataatttatccAGACTGAATTTCGTCCTTCTGGTTAAAACTAAATagaaagttttaatttgtttaatttgtgacTCCTTGGACCTCCGTACAGACGTCCTCTGAGCGTGTGCGAGCTCCTGGTCAGCTGACACACCTGTGGTCACGGAGGCTCCTCATGGCAGCAAAGCTGCGGCCGCAGGAAGTGCAGCTGAAGggtttgtttcctgtgtggaCCAACTCGTGACTCTTCAGGTTTCCCTTCTGGCTGAACTTTTTCCCGCAGATGCCACACTCAAACGGTTTCTCGCCGCTGTGGACGCGTTTGTGCCTGATGAGGTTCTGAGAAACGCTGAAGCTCCTCCCACACACCTCACAGACGAACGGCTTCTCACCGCTGTGCGTGCGCTGGTGAAGCGTGACGCTGGCCTGCGTGGCAAAGCTTTTCCCGCACTGTGAGCAGCTGAACGGTTTCCCCTCTGAGTGGCTGCGGCGGTGCATTTTAAGGTAGCTCGGAGAGCTGTAACTCCGCCCACACACATCACAGGAGAAGCGTCTGGCAGTGTCGTGCAGCTGCAGGTGTGTCTTCAGCGTGTGGGCACTGCTGAAGCTCTTTCCACACTGGTGGCAGCCATGAGCGGCACGCTCGCCGTGCAGCAGCTGGTGGCGCCTTAGCGACGCTGCCGAGGAGAAGCTTTTTGTGCACTTGCCACAGCAGTGCGGCTTCACGCCGGTGTGGCTCTGCTCGTGTGCGAGCAGTGCGCTGCGCTGTCTGAAGCCTTTCCCACAGGCGTTGCAGATGAAGGCCCAGTCGCCACCGTGAAGGGCACCGTGCGCCTTCAGGTGAGCGGCCTGTGTGAAGCTGCGGCCGCACACATCGCAGCTGAATGGGCGATGACCTGAGTGGATGAGGCGGTGGCGTCGCAGGTTGGCTGACACGCTGAAGCTCCGCCCACAGGTGTCACAGCTGAACGCTTTCTCGCCGGTGTGAACGCGGCGGTGCACcgacaggctgctgctgctggagaagCGATGGCCGCACTGCTCGCAGGCGTGAGGCCGCTCGCCGCTGTGTGTCCGTAGGTGTGCTGTTAGGCCGCTCTGCTGGCTGAACGCCTTCCTGCAGACGCCGCAGCTGAACGGCTTCAGACCGCCATGCACGGTGAGCTGATGCACACGGACACTGCGGCGTGTGGTGAAGCCTTTGCTGCAGGTGGGACAGGTGAAGGGTTTCTCCTGCAGGTGCACTCTGCGGTGAGCTGACAGGTAGCTGCGTTTGGAGAACTCCTTCCCGCAGGTGGCACACTGGAACATCTGACCCGCGCTCTGACACATCAGTCTGTGTTTCCTGAGGCTGCATGCTGCCGCCAGCTTCTCTCCGCAGATGGAACATGTGAGGGGGCGCCGTCCCACCGCCTGGTGCACCCTTAGGTGG
This is a stretch of genomic DNA from Archocentrus centrarchus isolate MPI-CPG fArcCen1 chromosome 15, fArcCen1, whole genome shotgun sequence. It encodes these proteins:
- the LOC115792861 gene encoding oocyte zinc finger protein XlCOF6; this encodes MRTYERVRCALQRFKETAATELRRRLTVTSDPERRAWEAELLAMMLTLCERLLQELKRLLEEEEAELKGEQQDEQRETAVKPQPNSALLASQGNTQLEMNSQSDVPTGDQLERAPAEGSGRSFRCSVCSSTFSKRSNLHAHLRVHSRERPFSCSVCGRRFSARSSEHVHRLTVHGRHRPHACCHCGKVFGTRSHLRVHQAVGRRPLTCSICGEKLAAACSLRKHRLMCQSAGQMFQCATCGKEFSKRSYLSAHRRVHLQEKPFTCPTCSKGFTTRRSVRVHQLTVHGGLKPFSCGVCRKAFSQQSGLTAHLRTHSGERPHACEQCGHRFSSSSSLSVHRRVHTGEKAFSCDTCGRSFSVSANLRRHRLIHSGHRPFSCDVCGRSFTQAAHLKAHGALHGGDWAFICNACGKGFRQRSALLAHEQSHTGVKPHCCGKCTKSFSSAASLRRHQLLHGERAAHGCHQCGKSFSSAHTLKTHLQLHDTARRFSCDVCGRSYSSPSYLKMHRRSHSEGKPFSCSQCGKSFATQASVTLHQRTHSGEKPFVCEVCGRSFSVSQNLIRHKRVHSGEKPFECGICGKKFSQKGNLKSHELVHTGNKPFSCTSCGRSFAAMRSLRDHRCVS